The Thermoleophilum album genome contains a region encoding:
- a CDS encoding oligosaccharide flippase family protein, with protein sequence MRAGAITYTCSALSLSANLITGILAARLLGPEGRGIVIALASGVQLCGFLFAAGVAQSLSYYAAREPQRTPQLVAGWLVMLLPLSALAVVVTELLVPVIFASESQAIAIGRWFALAAVLVIGLELVYGILLGRHDYVGFNLVRVGQPALTALGYLALWRLERLSVAGALASLAVATALVVAFGLTRGLRGTRLARPDVAVAARSLWYGVRAQGSTVAANLSARLDVAVLPAFVSAAAVGLYSVATNVSLIVYQVASTFAAVVLPAAAADQAGRARAKVVLSAWATLSVCGLAALALAIVGEPLLGLVYGDAFRPAIEPLRLLLPGAVLFAVASIVASGLGAEGRPFAATLAHVLGAIVMAVGLALFAPSGGTTAAALVSTASYATVFSVVLWWYARVTALPAAELVPTPRRLRARLRALTTLPAGTSGRR encoded by the coding sequence GTGCGCGCCGGCGCGATCACCTACACGTGCTCGGCGCTCTCGCTTTCGGCCAACCTGATCACCGGCATTCTCGCGGCCCGTTTGCTCGGGCCGGAGGGCCGCGGCATCGTCATCGCTCTCGCCTCCGGCGTGCAGCTCTGCGGGTTCCTGTTCGCCGCTGGCGTCGCCCAGAGCCTGTCGTACTACGCGGCACGGGAACCGCAGCGGACGCCGCAACTGGTGGCCGGCTGGCTGGTGATGCTGCTGCCGCTATCAGCACTCGCCGTCGTCGTGACCGAGCTTTTGGTGCCCGTGATCTTCGCCAGCGAGAGCCAAGCGATCGCGATCGGACGCTGGTTTGCACTAGCCGCGGTGCTCGTGATCGGACTCGAGCTGGTCTACGGGATCCTGCTCGGTCGACACGACTACGTCGGCTTCAACCTGGTGCGCGTTGGGCAGCCGGCGCTGACGGCCCTCGGCTACCTGGCGTTGTGGCGCCTCGAGCGGCTCTCGGTAGCGGGAGCGCTCGCCTCCCTGGCCGTCGCGACCGCACTCGTCGTTGCGTTCGGGCTAACGCGCGGGCTGCGCGGAACACGACTGGCCCGGCCGGACGTCGCGGTCGCCGCTCGCTCTCTTTGGTACGGGGTACGCGCCCAGGGCTCGACGGTCGCCGCGAACCTGAGCGCGCGCCTCGACGTCGCCGTGTTGCCCGCCTTCGTGAGCGCCGCAGCAGTCGGGCTCTACTCGGTCGCTACCAACGTCTCCCTGATCGTCTACCAGGTGGCGAGCACCTTCGCTGCGGTCGTGTTGCCGGCCGCCGCCGCCGATCAAGCTGGTCGCGCACGGGCGAAAGTGGTGCTCTCGGCCTGGGCGACGCTGTCGGTGTGCGGTTTGGCTGCGCTGGCGCTTGCGATCGTTGGCGAACCGCTGCTCGGTCTCGTCTACGGCGACGCCTTCCGACCGGCGATCGAACCCTTGCGACTACTGCTTCCGGGCGCCGTGCTGTTCGCCGTCGCCTCGATCGTGGCGTCAGGACTTGGCGCCGAGGGGCGGCCGTTCGCGGCGACGCTCGCACACGTCCTGGGAGCGATCGTCATGGCTGTCGGTCTCGCCCTGTTCGCGCCCAGCGGCGGAACCACGGCGGCGGCCCTCGTCTCGACAGCCTCCTACGCGACCGTGTTTTCCGTTGTGTTGTGGTGGTATGCGCGGGTTACCGCACTGCCGGCGGCCGAGCTGGTACCGACACCACGGCGCCTGCGCGCACGCCTGCGGGCACTGACCACGCTGCCAGCTGGCACTAGCGGGAGACGTTAG
- a CDS encoding HAD family acid phosphatase: protein MMVGHGKLCGGREMQAGRRFSLVTYLATAMLAVALAGVVAPARAAAEVVPYELGGTTIFGERPTALGLPVLPATGTFGAAPAEFLPRLRDYHDSGRYEQDLASVARAARDYIAARLAEARRPARTDRECSTRYVATSVRHPRTGERLYRRVRSCRLRLLRPRGLSGRPALVLDIDETSLSNYRYLEATGFSQLGVAQGALLGGEAIQPTLELFRYAKSAGLAVFFVTGTPPELKQVREDNLRRVGYSNWDGAFYKPMNEPTAKFKSGVRAELERQGFDILANVGDQVSDLAGGHADRSFKYPNPFYFIPN, encoded by the coding sequence ATGATGGTCGGGCACGGCAAGCTCTGCGGGGGTCGCGAAATGCAAGCTGGCAGGCGTTTTTCCTTGGTGACCTACCTGGCGACCGCGATGCTGGCGGTTGCGCTGGCGGGCGTCGTCGCGCCGGCCCGCGCCGCTGCCGAGGTGGTGCCCTATGAGCTCGGTGGCACGACGATCTTTGGGGAGCGCCCGACGGCACTCGGTTTACCGGTGCTGCCGGCGACGGGCACCTTCGGGGCGGCCCCCGCGGAGTTCCTGCCGCGCCTGCGTGACTATCACGATTCGGGACGCTACGAGCAAGACCTCGCTTCGGTGGCGCGGGCGGCACGCGACTACATAGCCGCGCGCCTGGCGGAGGCGCGCCGACCGGCGCGCACCGACCGCGAGTGCTCGACGCGCTACGTCGCGACATCCGTGCGTCACCCGCGCACCGGTGAGCGCCTCTATCGGCGGGTGCGCTCGTGCCGCCTGCGCTTGTTGCGCCCGCGCGGGTTGTCGGGGCGTCCGGCGCTGGTGCTCGACATCGACGAAACGAGCCTTTCCAACTATCGCTATCTGGAAGCGACGGGCTTCTCCCAGCTCGGGGTCGCCCAGGGCGCGCTGCTCGGGGGTGAAGCGATCCAACCGACTCTCGAGCTGTTCCGCTACGCCAAGAGCGCAGGACTGGCGGTGTTCTTTGTGACGGGCACCCCGCCTGAGCTCAAGCAAGTTCGGGAGGACAACCTCCGGCGCGTTGGCTACTCGAACTGGGACGGCGCCTTCTACAAGCCGATGAACGAACCGACCGCGAAGTTCAAGTCCGGCGTGCGGGCCGAGCTCGAGCGCCAAGGGTTCGACATCCTCGCCAACGTCGGCGACCAAGTGTCCGATCTCGCCGGGGGTCACGCGGACCGCTCCTTCAAGTATCCGAACCCCTTCTACTTCATTCCCAACTGA
- a CDS encoding alkaline phosphatase family protein — translation MDKYERPRNERDEQLFAEQPQEYLRRREFLARTAVAAGVAASAALTLSPDQLIAEAARRERRRGLPSPRNMPVDTFVVLMMENRSFDHYLGWLPKADGRQAGLLYPDREGRLVPTRPLAPDWQGCGHPDPDHSWDGGRVQVNGGRMDGFLRSGENDVFAISYYREGELGFIHDAAKAFTVFDRFFCSLLGPTFPNREYMHAAQSYGLKDNSIPPQAGYPTGFPWETTIWYALERAGVSHRYFYSDVPVTALWGARGLAISAPIAEYYARCASGTLPRVSFVDPNFGGAVGEEPGISGDEHPHGDVRTGQAFMADVVHAFISSPHWRRGALFIVYDEWGGFFDHVAPPRVPDARASADPAQDFGQMGIRIPAVVISPWVRRGHVAHDVYGFESILKMIEYRFGLKPLTVRDAKARNIAHAFDWRHRPRLEPPALPDPPQVVSRPCAVATALPSGAEQHHPVMDLVRSGWLERVGFDYRPARPSDIFREPTKLQDRLRASLGRAR, via the coding sequence GTGGATAAGTACGAGCGTCCGCGCAACGAGCGCGACGAGCAGCTGTTCGCGGAGCAGCCGCAGGAGTACTTGCGGCGCCGGGAGTTTCTCGCGAGGACTGCGGTAGCCGCTGGTGTCGCGGCCTCGGCGGCGCTAACGCTTTCGCCTGATCAACTGATCGCCGAAGCCGCGCGGCGAGAGCGCCGTAGAGGATTGCCCTCCCCGCGGAACATGCCGGTCGACACGTTCGTCGTTTTGATGATGGAGAACCGCTCCTTCGACCACTATCTCGGCTGGCTTCCGAAAGCCGATGGGCGGCAGGCGGGTCTCCTATACCCCGACCGCGAGGGACGGCTCGTACCGACGCGACCGCTCGCCCCGGACTGGCAAGGTTGCGGTCACCCGGATCCCGATCACTCCTGGGACGGCGGTCGTGTCCAGGTCAATGGCGGGCGCATGGACGGCTTCCTGCGCTCCGGTGAGAACGACGTGTTCGCGATCTCCTACTACCGGGAGGGCGAGCTCGGCTTCATCCATGACGCGGCGAAGGCGTTCACCGTGTTCGACCGCTTCTTCTGCTCGCTGCTCGGTCCCACCTTCCCGAACCGCGAGTACATGCATGCCGCCCAGTCCTATGGGCTGAAGGACAACAGCATCCCGCCGCAAGCCGGCTACCCGACCGGTTTCCCGTGGGAGACGACGATTTGGTACGCGCTCGAGCGCGCCGGCGTCTCGCACCGCTACTTCTACTCCGACGTGCCCGTGACGGCGCTCTGGGGCGCCCGCGGATTGGCGATTTCGGCCCCGATCGCGGAGTACTACGCCCGTTGCGCGAGCGGCACCCTGCCACGCGTGTCGTTCGTCGATCCGAACTTCGGGGGAGCGGTCGGCGAGGAGCCGGGTATCTCCGGCGACGAGCATCCACACGGCGACGTGCGAACCGGTCAAGCGTTCATGGCTGACGTCGTTCACGCGTTCATTTCCTCGCCGCACTGGCGGCGCGGGGCGCTGTTCATCGTCTACGACGAGTGGGGCGGCTTCTTCGATCACGTAGCGCCGCCGCGGGTACCGGATGCGCGCGCTTCGGCGGATCCGGCACAGGACTTCGGGCAGATGGGGATCCGGATTCCGGCGGTTGTGATCTCGCCGTGGGTGCGTCGCGGACACGTCGCGCACGACGTCTACGGCTTCGAGTCGATCCTCAAGATGATCGAGTACCGCTTCGGTCTCAAGCCGCTGACCGTGCGCGACGCGAAGGCGCGCAACATCGCGCACGCCTTCGACTGGCGACATCGTCCACGGCTAGAGCCGCCGGCGTTGCCCGACCCGCCGCAAGTCGTTTCGCGCCCGTGCGCCGTTGCGACGGCGTTGCCGAGCGGCGCCGAGCAGCATCACCCGGTGATGGATCTGGTTCGCTCCGGCTGGCTCGAGCGTGTCGGTTTCGACTACCGGCCGGCGCGGCCGAGCGACATCTTCCGCGAGCCGACGAAGCTCCAGGACCGCTTACGCGCGTCTTTGGGAAGGGCGCGATGA
- a CDS encoding alkaline phosphatase D family protein, producing the protein MTRDRRPSVLLASLLASGAVVVPAGFALAGGSGARPAALTAVDAARFTAGVAAGEPRTDRVTLWTRVDRQALLELVVARDRALRRARRIRLVRATSAHDFTAQVTVRGLNPGTRYWYRFRAGRSRSPLGTFVTAPSRAAAKTVRFAWTGDFDATATPGQTRPYWNDLRIFSAMARERNDFNIALGDTIYSDSEVPGALRPIALTVAQKWAKYRRNLAQAPLRRLRATAALFSHWDDHEFVNDFSPFERSFSNGVQIDGRLLYQRGLRAFRDYAPVAYSRRLGIYRSVRWGRNLELFFLDERSFRSAKASAGGVCDNPQTGAPDLAPTAPADKRALFAALVPSLAAPVAQRCLDTIRSPQRTMLGRAQREQFLRDLRRSTARFKVIVNEVPMQQFYALPYDRWEGYEAERRALLREIARVPGTVVITTDVHAVLAGDVRYRTLESGGPQPSGLLEVTVGPAATANFGLEIDTAVGRPNAGRLVDDVFFEPPPPNGVGMRCSVIDRFSYGEVSVGARELRIVPKDDRGRPLREEDGKPCGPFVVRR; encoded by the coding sequence ATGACTCGAGACCGCCGCCCTTCAGTGCTGTTGGCCAGTCTGCTCGCAAGCGGGGCGGTTGTCGTCCCAGCGGGTTTCGCGCTGGCGGGCGGTAGCGGTGCGCGCCCGGCCGCGTTGACAGCGGTCGACGCCGCTCGCTTCACGGCGGGCGTCGCAGCCGGCGAGCCGCGGACCGATCGCGTAACGCTGTGGACGCGTGTCGATCGCCAAGCTTTGCTCGAGCTCGTCGTGGCTCGTGATCGTGCCCTACGCCGCGCGCGACGCATCCGCCTGGTGCGCGCCACTTCGGCCCACGACTTCACCGCTCAGGTGACCGTGCGCGGACTTAATCCCGGTACTCGCTACTGGTACCGCTTTCGCGCGGGTCGCTCGCGGAGCCCCCTCGGCACCTTCGTGACTGCGCCGTCGCGCGCTGCTGCGAAGACCGTGCGTTTCGCCTGGACCGGCGACTTCGACGCCACCGCTACGCCCGGCCAGACACGGCCTTACTGGAACGACTTACGCATCTTCTCGGCGATGGCGCGGGAGCGCAACGACTTCAACATCGCGCTCGGCGACACGATCTACTCGGACAGCGAAGTGCCCGGTGCGCTGCGGCCGATCGCGCTCACCGTCGCGCAGAAGTGGGCTAAGTACCGGCGCAACCTGGCGCAGGCGCCGCTCCGGCGTCTACGCGCGACCGCGGCGCTTTTCTCGCACTGGGACGACCACGAGTTCGTCAACGACTTCTCGCCCTTCGAACGCTCCTTCTCCAACGGTGTGCAGATCGACGGTCGCCTGCTCTACCAACGGGGGCTGCGGGCGTTCCGCGATTACGCTCCCGTCGCTTACTCGCGCCGGCTCGGCATCTACCGGTCGGTGCGGTGGGGGCGCAACCTCGAGTTGTTCTTCCTCGACGAGCGCTCGTTCCGCTCGGCGAAGGCGTCGGCCGGTGGCGTTTGCGACAACCCGCAAACGGGCGCACCCGACCTCGCGCCGACGGCGCCCGCCGACAAGCGAGCGCTGTTCGCGGCGCTCGTTCCGTCGCTCGCCGCGCCGGTCGCGCAGCGTTGTCTTGACACCATTCGCTCGCCCCAGCGCACGATGCTCGGTCGCGCTCAGCGCGAGCAGTTCCTGCGCGACCTACGTCGCTCGACCGCGCGCTTCAAGGTGATCGTCAACGAGGTCCCGATGCAGCAGTTCTACGCGCTTCCTTACGACCGCTGGGAGGGTTATGAGGCCGAGCGGCGCGCATTGCTGCGGGAGATAGCGCGCGTGCCGGGAACGGTTGTGATCACCACCGACGTCCATGCGGTGTTGGCCGGCGATGTCCGGTATCGCACGCTTGAGTCCGGTGGTCCGCAACCGAGCGGCTTGCTGGAGGTGACGGTCGGGCCGGCGGCGACCGCCAACTTCGGCCTCGAGATCGACACCGCAGTCGGTCGCCCGAATGCGGGGCGACTTGTCGATGACGTGTTCTTCGAGCCGCCACCGCCGAACGGCGTCGGCATGCGCTGCTCGGTGATCGATCGCTTCTCCTACGGCGAAGTGTCGGTCGGTGCGCGCGAGTTGCGGATCGTGCCGAAGGACGACCGCGGTCGGCCGCTACGGGAGGAGGACGGCAAGCCCTGCGGACCGTTCGTTGTGCGCCGGTGA
- a CDS encoding TetR/AcrR family transcriptional regulator codes for MAYRRTAQDRKRAARTRERILQAALELVRAGGFAAAHVRAVAARAGVSVGSVYRHFGSKGGLLEEVFRVASERELSVMTETARAHAEAPVRERLAACGEAFARRALAAPRLAYALIAEPAGPEVDAARLELRRGYRDVLATALREAVAREELEPHDCEVLAAALVGAMAEALVGPLARETVRASGREALVAALVGIWVRALPLRRERRCQQPAAAGSPKSAAPTKT; via the coding sequence GTGGCGTACCGACGAACCGCCCAGGACCGAAAGCGTGCCGCCCGCACCCGCGAGCGAATCCTCCAAGCAGCGTTGGAACTGGTGCGTGCGGGCGGCTTCGCTGCAGCCCACGTGCGTGCCGTAGCGGCCCGCGCCGGCGTCTCGGTCGGCAGCGTCTACAGACACTTCGGGTCGAAGGGCGGGCTCCTCGAAGAGGTCTTCAGGGTGGCTTCCGAACGAGAGCTTTCGGTGATGACCGAAACGGCACGGGCGCACGCCGAGGCGCCGGTACGGGAGCGGCTTGCCGCCTGCGGGGAGGCGTTCGCCCGGCGCGCCCTGGCAGCTCCGCGCCTCGCCTACGCCCTGATCGCCGAGCCGGCGGGACCGGAGGTCGATGCTGCGCGCCTGGAGCTCCGGCGCGGCTACCGCGACGTGCTCGCGACGGCGCTGCGCGAAGCGGTCGCGCGGGAAGAACTCGAGCCGCACGATTGCGAAGTCCTCGCCGCCGCCCTGGTCGGTGCGATGGCCGAGGCGTTGGTGGGACCGCTCGCCCGCGAGACGGTGCGGGCGTCGGGACGAGAAGCGCTGGTCGCAGCGCTAGTCGGCATCTGGGTACGCGCCCTGCCCCTGCGCCGCGAGCGCCGATGCCAACAGCCAGCGGCCGCCGGCTCGCCAAAGAGCGCGGCGCCGACGAAGACTTAG
- a CDS encoding acyl-CoA dehydrogenase family protein, translating into MRDTHEVTNQPPPLRPYNSYSADPALREAVAREGASWAQAALEECGALAGSVEAWEHAERAERNEPRLVTHDRYGHRIDRVECDPSWHWLLREAIERGMAGMPWREQRPGAHVARAALFFLWTQVSSGVMCPVSMTYAAVPALRVEPQLAERWVPLLTACDYERGALCGMAMTEKQGGSDVRANTTRALPVGDGSWELWGHKWFCSYPPCDIFLTLAHTERGLTCFLFESDDPGFRLVRLKDKLGTRSLPSAEVEYWGVRAQMVGAEGEGVKTIIRMVNHTRLDCMIGSAGGMRAGLVEALHHARHRRTFGRRLVDWPAMQNVLADLAIESEAATIATLRVARAYDEEDAPLRRFATAVMKYWICKRAPIHAAEALECLGGNGYVEESGMPRLYRDAPINSIWEGSGNVAALDVLRAMSKEPAGLEAFLEECERARGADQRLDRHLAGLRGHLARLARGELDAQWAARRTVEDLALAFQASLLVRHAPAAVADAFCAGRLSDERGRVLGVLPAGVDAAAIIERAYPT; encoded by the coding sequence TTGCGGGACACTCACGAGGTCACCAATCAGCCGCCGCCGCTACGTCCCTACAACTCCTACTCGGCGGATCCGGCGCTGCGCGAGGCGGTGGCGCGGGAGGGCGCTAGTTGGGCGCAGGCAGCGCTCGAGGAGTGCGGTGCGCTGGCCGGTTCGGTCGAGGCCTGGGAGCACGCGGAGCGAGCGGAGCGCAACGAGCCCCGGCTCGTCACCCACGACCGCTACGGCCACCGCATCGACCGCGTCGAGTGCGATCCCTCCTGGCACTGGCTGCTGCGCGAGGCGATTGAACGCGGAATGGCAGGCATGCCTTGGCGAGAGCAGCGGCCTGGCGCGCACGTGGCGCGCGCGGCGCTGTTTTTCCTCTGGACTCAGGTCAGCTCCGGCGTCATGTGCCCCGTGTCGATGACCTACGCCGCGGTGCCAGCGCTCCGGGTCGAGCCGCAACTGGCCGAGCGCTGGGTGCCGTTGCTTACGGCCTGCGACTACGAACGTGGCGCGCTGTGCGGAATGGCGATGACCGAGAAGCAGGGTGGATCCGACGTGCGTGCGAACACCACCCGCGCGCTACCAGTGGGCGATGGCAGCTGGGAGCTGTGGGGCCACAAGTGGTTCTGCTCGTACCCGCCGTGCGACATCTTCCTTACGCTCGCTCACACCGAGCGCGGGCTCACTTGCTTTTTGTTCGAGAGCGACGACCCGGGCTTTCGACTCGTGCGCCTCAAGGACAAGCTTGGTACGCGCTCGCTGCCCTCCGCCGAAGTCGAGTACTGGGGCGTGCGGGCGCAGATGGTCGGCGCCGAAGGCGAAGGTGTGAAGACGATCATCCGGATGGTCAACCACACGCGCCTCGACTGCATGATCGGCTCGGCGGGCGGGATGCGCGCCGGCCTCGTCGAAGCCCTGCACCACGCCCGCCATCGGCGAACCTTCGGGCGGCGGCTGGTCGATTGGCCAGCGATGCAGAACGTGCTCGCCGACCTCGCGATTGAGTCGGAAGCGGCGACCATTGCAACGCTGCGGGTCGCTCGCGCTTACGACGAGGAAGACGCGCCGCTGCGGCGCTTCGCGACCGCCGTCATGAAGTACTGGATCTGCAAGCGGGCGCCGATCCACGCCGCCGAAGCGCTCGAATGTCTCGGCGGCAACGGCTACGTCGAGGAGTCCGGAATGCCCCGTCTCTACCGCGACGCCCCGATCAACTCGATCTGGGAGGGATCCGGCAACGTCGCGGCGCTCGACGTGCTGCGCGCAATGAGCAAGGAACCGGCCGGGCTCGAGGCTTTCCTCGAGGAGTGCGAGCGTGCGCGCGGCGCCGACCAGCGTCTCGACCGGCACCTCGCGGGCCTGCGCGGGCACCTCGCGCGCTTGGCGCGAGGCGAGCTCGACGCTCAATGGGCGGCGCGCCGCACCGTCGAGGACCTGGCACTGGCGTTCCAAGCGTCGCTGCTCGTTCGACACGCACCCGCAGCGGTCGCCGACGCCTTCTGCGCCGGGCGTCTCAGCGACGAGCGCGGACGCGTGCTCGGCGTGCTGCCCGCTGGTGTGGACGCGGCGGCGATAATCGAGCGCGCCTACCCCACATGA
- a CDS encoding endonuclease/exonuclease/phosphatase family protein, producing the protein MKQHRYRFTPVPWAAVLLACGLIVAAGVAARSERASAAKPPRLTVMTRNIYLGGNIARPIPARTPQEFEERATELWQMVQRTNFPARAVLLAKEIERTKPDVIGLQEVALWRRGPTGVKDGSATPATQVVYDFLASLQRQLARRGLRYRVGAVQREADIEAPLSLGYDVRLTMRDVVLVRRERGLRVLRKFGRNYRAVLRVPTVVGEFASRRGYAGVDLSVDGRRVRFVNTHLEAFLEQTRVAQAEELTAAGGPLRTPLPVILVGDLNSDPRGENPAAYGVLRRFGLLDTWVLRHGSKPANSCCLAREDLTDPTPAAFDHHIDHILVKPRMRVLQQIVVGTDPRNRTRSGLWPSDHGGHVATLELPPRSAVRR; encoded by the coding sequence ATGAAGCAGCACCGCTATCGATTCACGCCTGTGCCGTGGGCGGCCGTGTTGCTCGCCTGCGGATTGATCGTCGCCGCCGGCGTCGCGGCCCGCAGCGAGCGCGCCAGCGCGGCCAAGCCACCGCGCCTAACCGTGATGACCCGCAACATCTACCTCGGCGGAAACATCGCGCGTCCCATTCCGGCGCGCACGCCACAGGAGTTCGAGGAGCGCGCGACCGAGCTGTGGCAGATGGTGCAACGTACGAACTTCCCGGCGCGCGCCGTGCTGCTCGCAAAAGAGATCGAACGCACTAAGCCTGACGTGATCGGCCTCCAGGAGGTTGCACTCTGGCGCCGGGGGCCCACCGGCGTCAAGGACGGTTCGGCAACACCGGCGACCCAGGTGGTCTACGACTTCCTCGCCTCGCTACAGCGGCAGCTCGCTCGCCGAGGATTGCGCTACCGCGTCGGCGCGGTCCAGCGCGAGGCCGACATCGAGGCACCGCTCAGCCTCGGCTACGACGTGCGCTTGACAATGCGCGACGTCGTGCTCGTGCGTCGCGAGCGCGGCCTTAGGGTGCTGCGCAAGTTCGGTCGTAACTACCGCGCGGTGTTGCGCGTGCCGACGGTGGTCGGCGAGTTCGCATCACGCCGCGGCTACGCGGGTGTCGATCTGTCGGTCGACGGCCGCCGCGTCCGCTTTGTCAACACTCACCTCGAAGCGTTTTTAGAGCAAACCCGCGTCGCGCAAGCTGAGGAGCTGACGGCCGCGGGCGGTCCGCTGCGCACGCCTTTGCCGGTGATCCTGGTCGGCGACCTCAACTCCGATCCTCGCGGCGAAAACCCGGCGGCGTACGGGGTACTTCGCCGCTTCGGCCTGCTCGACACCTGGGTCCTGCGGCACGGCTCCAAGCCGGCCAACTCGTGCTGCTTGGCGCGCGAGGACCTCACCGACCCGACACCAGCGGCCTTCGATCACCACATCGACCACATCCTGGTGAAGCCGCGGATGCGTGTGTTGCAACAGATCGTCGTGGGTACCGATCCCCGCAACCGCACGCGCAGTGGCCTCTGGCCGTCCGACCACGGCGGTCACGTGGCAACCCTGGAGCTGCCGCCGCGGTCGGCCGTCCGGCGCTAG
- a CDS encoding phytoene/squalene synthase family protein, with the protein MTQVAEAVEGRWRSLRAGDARRRGRHHPLGARRTLRGATRGHEPGAAREQLARVAKRTIARASRTFSLGARLLPQPERDLVRLLYFALRTLDDIVDERDPAASVRLARARAWLAGSPPTTPETHALEAVAAERPLPVAALALFLDGMECDLRREFPQDESQLDRYCVRVAGSVGILVAHILGAPPYALARAAALGSALQLVNIVRDLDEDLARGRDYLGAARLTPQARHDPAARRALLAPRLARARALFAIGYAGIPQLRRGRLAVASAARAYLAIADEIERGGFAHGRARTSRLTKATCTVRAALDLARLALVNARRRAPRSAPSGRAANSGRMPR; encoded by the coding sequence GTGACCCAGGTTGCCGAGGCCGTGGAAGGCCGGTGGCGCAGCTTGCGGGCTGGCGACGCGCGCCGGCGCGGGCGGCACCACCCGCTCGGCGCCCGCCGAACGCTGCGCGGCGCGACCCGCGGTCACGAGCCCGGTGCGGCGCGCGAGCAGCTCGCGCGCGTCGCCAAACGGACGATCGCTCGCGCCTCCCGCACGTTCTCGCTCGGTGCACGGCTGCTGCCCCAGCCGGAGCGAGATCTGGTGCGGCTCCTCTACTTCGCTCTGCGCACGCTCGACGACATCGTCGACGAGCGCGACCCCGCGGCGAGCGTGCGCCTCGCTCGCGCCCGTGCCTGGCTGGCCGGCTCACCGCCCACCACTCCCGAGACCCATGCGCTCGAGGCGGTCGCCGCCGAGCGGCCGCTGCCGGTCGCTGCGCTCGCCTTGTTCCTGGACGGTATGGAGTGCGACCTGAGGCGCGAGTTCCCGCAGGACGAATCGCAGCTCGACCGCTACTGCGTGCGAGTCGCCGGTTCGGTGGGCATCCTGGTGGCGCACATCTTGGGCGCGCCCCCATACGCCTTGGCGCGCGCTGCGGCGCTCGGCTCGGCGTTGCAGCTCGTAAACATCGTGCGCGACCTCGACGAAGATCTCGCTCGCGGCCGCGACTATCTGGGCGCGGCGCGGCTCACGCCGCAAGCGCGCCACGACCCGGCCGCCCGCCGTGCGCTGCTCGCGCCACGCCTGGCGAGAGCCCGGGCGCTGTTCGCGATCGGTTACGCAGGAATACCGCAGCTGCGCAGGGGCCGGCTAGCGGTTGCGAGCGCCGCGCGCGCCTACCTGGCGATCGCCGACGAGATCGAGCGAGGCGGGTTCGCGCACGGTCGGGCGCGCACTTCGCGGCTCACGAAGGCGACCTGCACGGTCCGCGCGGCGCTCGATCTCGCGCGCCTTGCGCTCGTGAACGCGCGCCGGCGAGCCCCGCGTTCGGCGCCGAGCGGACGTGCCGCTAACTCCGGGCGAATGCCGCGCTAG